GGGTCGAACCGCAGGGTGTTCAGCCCCGCCTGGGTCAGCAGGGCCCGTCGGTCGAGGCGGCCGAGCGCGGCCGATTCCGCACCGAGCCGCTGGGCGACGCCGGGATACCTGAACACGTCATCGGCCCGGAAGGGCGCGGCGCAGAGGTCCTCGAGATAACTGACCAATCGCCCTCCCTGCTCGTCGCCAAGCATCAGCGCATCGGCCGAAACGCCGCCCGGCGCCTCAGGGTCGATGGCCGGTCCGAGCCCCGTCGCGATCAGCGCCGTTCCCGACGAAGGCGGCCCGGGAAAGCGCATCGGAAGTTCGTAGGGCGGATCGAAATACGAGGCGGAATCCGCGTTCGCCGTCCGGTAGATCCAGATGTCGGCCGCTCCCGAGTCGACCACCGGCACGCCGTTCGCCAGGAACTCCTCGAGCGTCGTCGCGGCAAGCAGCCCTTCCTCCGGCTCGGCGGAAATCGAGTTGAGGCCCTGGACGTGGATGCTGCGGCAAGCAGGAAGACAGCCTTCGACCGGGTCCTCGGGCTTAGCTGGCACCTCGCGCATCTCACAATGGCGGAGCATCCCGGCCAGGATCGACCCGGGCGGTTCGTCGAGCGCCCCTTCACGCAGAATCAGCTTCGCATACCGTTCTCCGGCGGCATACAGGAACACCCAGGCCGAGGTTTCGACGACAGCCGCGCGGCCGCCCGGCGCGGACAACCATTCCGAAAACTCCCCGTCACCGCAGGTGACAAGGTCGAGACGGGCACCGTCTGGGAGAATCCGGCCGAGACCGAAACCGTGAACGACCGTCCGGGCCAGATGGATGGCCCGCGGAAGCGTGAGTTCCCGTCCCGCCGTTTTGACATATATATTATACGGTATATCTGATGTCGGCGGGTTCGGTTGGAATGCGAGGCGACGCTCGAGCGACATCTGCCGGATCATCCGGCGTGCCAGGAGAAGCGTGCGGTCGATCGCCAGGCCGAGGTTTTCGACATGGTCTCCGAAGTCTCCCCGATCGGTGACGGCCCGAAGGCTGATGAAGCCGGTTCCGGTCTCCCCGAAAATCCTGGCAAGGTGGTAATCCTCCATCTCGAGCATTTCGGCATCCGGATACAGCGAGCGCAGGCGCTCCCGATCCTCCGACGAGCCTACGAATTTCCGCACTGTCAGCGTCGTCGCCCCCCTGACCCTGACATGGTGCGGGGCCGCCCGCAGGAGCGCGTCATATGCTGGAATCCGGGGAATCTCGATGCTCGCGCCTTCGAAAATCGCCCGTTGCGTCACGAGCACATCCCCCGTGCGAAGATCCTCGGTAAAAGCCATACAGGAACCGAGTGAAATGACGAAGACAGGTTTATATACTGCAAAATATTTTTTTACGACCCGCGAGAGCAGATCTGGATCGTCGCCGTACGGCAGGCGAAGAAGCGTCACCTCATGCTCGTCGAGCGTGCCGTAAAAGACGGGCGACCGTGAACCGGCCAGGGGCTTCTCGCCCCGGACGCTCATGCGGCTTAGGATGGCCTTCTTCTCCATGCGGTCGAAACACACGAGATGGACCGGTCCCTCTGTTTCATCCCCTCGTGGCCGCAGGCCGATGGCAAAAGGGGAATGAGCCGGACCCTCGCCCCGGATTCCCTGGCCGTGCACGGTGACCGGCCCGCTGAGCTTCATCGCTCGGCCTCAGTCAGGGCGTCGAAGCCAAATATACCAAACGATACAGCCAAACTCGCGATGACGTGCGCCCCTTCCGTATCCGAGGCCATGCCGGAAAACAGGCTGCGGACCGTCTCTCGTCCCAGGCCGGGCGAGCCGTCCCGGATGACGATTGGATCGGTCAGAATCGCCGCGGTCGTGGCGAGAACGACGAGGTTCCCGGTCACGGAAGCTGGACTGTTCTTCAGGACGAGCGACGTCACGGCGGCGGCGTCCCACCTGCCGTCGAGCACGCCTCTGACGCAGGTTTCATGGTTGCCCGCCCAGGAAATCGAACGGAAAAACCGGAGAGGTTCGATTCCCCGCTCCACGAACACGCGATTCGGATACAGGAAACCGCTCTTCGAGCCGCGATCGACATAGGCGAAACTGCCAGAGGCCAAACCTGCCAGGTCCGTCACGCCCGATGCGCGCCTCGCGACGATGAGCCCCTGGTAGCTTCCCGAACGGGTCCGCGGGCGGCAAACGGGAATCATGACTCCCTGTGCCCCCACCTGCCTTGAACGAGGTGAAAACCAGCCGATGTCGATTCGTCGCTGCCTGACGAGTCGCTCGAGATCGGCGTAATCCGCGACGAGCTGGATCCGAACGTCCCGGCCCAGCTTCGCGGCTAGATATCCCGTCAGGGGCGCCAGGGCTTTCTCGAGCTCGCCGCGCTCGAGGAAGGGAAAGACGCCGAACTGCACGGGAAGCCGCTCGTCGACCTCGAGACGAAGCCCGTTTGTGCCGTCGCCTTCTCCACACCCCGTGGCGAGCGCCAGCATGAGACCGAACGCGACCGAGGCCGCGAGTCTTCCGAACCTGTGCATCAATCCGTTTGTCATGGGTGTCCGGTGATTTTACCAGATGTCGGGAAGGCCGAGGTGACCGTTTTCATCAGCCGTCTGAGCCGGCCCGCCACTTCCGTGCCGAGCTGAAGATCGAGAAATTCCCAGGAAAGCGACGCGACGAACCGATCACCGCGCAGTGCCCGCTCGAGCGCATCGACGATACCGGCCGGGTCGGATGCCCTGGCGGAAGCCGCCGTGATGGCCAGTCTCAGCCGCAGATCGGATTCAACCGACCGCACCGGCGTTTCGGAGATATCCAGCTCGATGCGCTCGAGCAGGGGAACCAGCAACGTTCCGATCCTGTCGTGAGCGCCGTGTTCCCGCATCAGCCGCAGAAGCAGGGTCACGTCAGCCAGGTCCTGAACGGCAAGCCCCTGAATCTCCGGGGCAACCCGCTCCGCAATCCACACGACGGCGCTTCCATCCTGACCGAAGCCATGAGTGATGAGCCGCCGGACGTCGGGCGAACCGACCGTTTCTATCGCTTCGGCGAGCGCGGCGCGCAGACCGTCCGGTTCGACTTGCAGAGCGCGGATCAGAAGATAAATCCTGGAATCATGCCGCCATGTTCCCAACCGACTCACGACCTGGGCACGCTCGGCCGGGTCGAGGGTTTCGACGACTTGGGAAATGCCTCTGCAGGTCAGCATCTCTATGGCCTGGGCAGCCGCCTCGGCTTCCGGAGCAAGATGTTTCGGAAGCGTTTCGGCCGCCGTTTTCAGCACCTGGCCGGTCTCAGGCAGGGGAAGCCGCCGCAGGGCGGCGATCGCCTGGCCAGCGACACGCTCGTCCGGGTCCGAGAGGCCGGATGTCAGCTCGTCGAAGAATGACTCGTGCTGGAGACGCCCGAGAACCGCGATTGCGGCAGCACGTTTAATGGGGTCCGCAGAACGACTCATACCGGACAGCGAGCGAAGACCGGTTTCGATATCGCCGGCGTCGCCGCTCAGGCGGATGAGTCCTTCGGCGGCGGCCGCACGGACACGGTGATGCGGGTGATCGAGGCAGGTGCGGATCCAGGGCAGAAACGCCCGGTCCGCGTCGATGTCGGCCAGACCTTCGAGCAGGTTCGAGAGAACGCGTGGATCGGTTTCTCCGGCGGCGAGTAGGTCCGCGCCGACCCAGCGGGAAACGACCCCGTCACCCGAAAGGAGCCGCCGTACGACGCCGGCGCGGACGGTCGGCGACGCCTCTGCCCGAAGGAGCTCGACGAGGGGTTGCTGCCAGGCGGCACGAGGAATGCCGTCGAGGAGGTCCAGTGCCGCGAGTCGTTCCTCTTCTGTTCCGCGAAGCAGGGTCTCGAGCCTCTGGAGTCGTTCGGCCGGCGAGAGGGCTCGCAGCGACTCGATCGCCATCAGCCGCCCGCCGCGCCCCGATGCCGCGGCCTCGCCGTCCAAGATGCGTCCGATAGCCGCTTCCCATGCCCATTCGAGTGGAAGGATTGAAGCGGTCATCAGGCCAAGGACTAGCGCGAGACTCCCGAACGCGATTCCCGGAGCGAGACTGGTCTGGACGGCCATCAGCAGGAGGGCGGAAGCCATCGAGCCGGCCGAGGCACAGATGCCGATCGTGCTCAGCGCCTTCAGGCGCGGTTTTGCGGGCAGAACGCCGACGATGAGCGACATCGCCGAATGGTGGAAGGATTTGGCAAGCCAGGTGAAGAGAAACTGCGTTGCCAGGACGGTGGAGATCGCCCCGCCCGTCGAGGCGAGGGCGGCGAGGCCGACCGTTACCGGCAAAAATGCGAGAATGCGTGTCAGCCGCACGGACTTCATGACAAAGCCGGCGACAGCCATCTGCGTCAGCAGAACCAGCGCATCGGTGCAGGCCGTGAACGTCGCGATGAACGAGGCGAGCCGCTCGGGGGTATCGCAAGCCGTCGTGATCGCCCGCGAATACTGATAGTCGAGCCAGTATTTCGACAGGGTGAAGAGCAGGGCCAGGGCGGCAAGCCTATTCGCGAAGGAGCCACCGACGTCCGGGCCGGGAGGTGCGGATTCGGCTCCGGATGGCTCTGCAGGCGGCACCGGCGAGGCCGGAGAGACTGATTCCGAGCGTTCCCTGAAACGGCCCCGGACAAGCCCGAACAGCGCGGCGGCGCCCGCGAAGGCGAAAACGTCGGCCGCCATCACGGTCGGCAGGCTCGCGACCGAGAGAGCGAGACGCATCACGACGCCACTCAGGATGAAGCTGAGACTGCCGCAGCCGTTGATGAACGGCAGATATCGCTTGCCCTCGTCGAGCGGCAGCACCTCGTTCAGCCAGTGTGTGAAGAACTGGTTGAAAAACAGCTCGTACACCATGACGGCAAGCAGAAATCCCGTGTCGAGCCAGGCCGAATCGCCGACCGGCGCAAACAGGCGCACGAAGGCTATGGCGAAGAAGGCGGCCGAGAGTCGCTGCAGGTAGGTTCCCGACGAGCCGGTGAGATGCCGCACGGCGCCCGCCTGGAGGGAGATGTAGACGACGTTCATCACCGCGTAGACGTACGGCAGGCCCGTCACGCCGGCGGTCTTGAAGAACAGCGTCTGGCCGGCGATGAAGAAGACGTTGACCGCCGCGCGGAGAAGCAGGCTGAACAGCCCTATCATCAGCACCCCGGCAGGCGGAAGCAGGCCGCTCATTTCTTCGGGTCGGCCGGCGACTTCGGCTCGTTTCGTATACGCTCCCATATAGAACCGATCAGGATCTTCTTCTGCAGCACGGCGGCGAGCGCGTTGAGCCCCTTCCCCGCCTCGTCGAGCTCGTCGCCGGTGCCGATCTCGACCCGGTGCGAGAACTCGCCGTCGCGCAGCTTCGCCAGCCCCCCGATCAGCGCCGAGATCGGGCTCGTGACCGATGCCGCGACCCAGCCGCCGGCAACAACCGCCATCACGACCGCGAGCAGCAGCACGAGACCGAAGTTCGCCCGAAGCGTGCCGATCAGCCGGAATGCGTCGGACGCCGGAGTTCCGGCCGCCACCCAGCCGTTGAGGGCCGGACGCCAGGTGAGTGAAACGATATCGTTTTGTTCACCGTATTTCAGGGGCATCGTATAGGTCGTTTCGGTGAGGCTGTCAGCGCACGCCACGAGAGAGGCCGGCAGCACGAACCGCCGCGCCCCGATCGGAAGCCCCGCGCCGCGCCGCGCCGTGATCTCGCCGGTTCTCGCGAGCAGGCAGACATACTCGTTCTCCGGCACAGAAAGGGTGTCGAGAATGTCCTGGATATCCGGCCCCGACAGGGTGCCGCGCGCCACGAGCGTCCCGATGCGAACCCCGTCGTCCGTGAACGAGTTCACAGGAACCTGCATCAGCAACGTGCCTGTCGCAGACAGCATGCTCAGCCTTTCGCCGCGGCGCCAGAGGGTCTCGCGTTCATCCCGGTTGAACGAGGCCCGCACTGTCGACGACGCATCGGCCACCGCCGCGCCTCGAAAGAAGGGTTCTTCCCCGACGAACTCGGCCAGTGCCGAGCACACCCGCTCGGGATCGAGGCTCTGCACATCCGGCTGTCGGGCCAGCGTTTCGAGCCGTGCCCGCTGCGCTCCGATGTACAACTCGACCCCCGAGGTCACCCCCCGCAGGATCGCCTGGTGCAGCGCCACCGCGTCGTCCCGCACCGACCGTTCGACCAGCCGCCATGTAACCGCCCCGAACAGCACCAGCGGCCCCAGCACCGCCAGCAGCAGCGCCCCAACGACCTTCGTCCGAAACTTCCACGCACTCATGCCGCACAGTGTACACCAACTCAGGCAACCTGCAACTCTCTTCTGGTGGATCCCGGCAGAAAAACAGGCTAGTATACGGGTGACATGCACACACACGAGGAGCGAGAGGAATTCGATATGAGCGATCATCAGACAGTCGTCCCGACACCATCAACCTCATCCCCGCTCACTGGGCTGTTGCTGGCGGAGTTTCTGGGGGCGTTCAACGACCACGCGTGGAAGATGGTCGTGGCGCTGTTGTCGATCCGTGCAGCGACGGCAGGGCTCGCGCCGGGATCGGCGGCGTTCGAGACGGCGTCGCAGTCGCAGGCGACGATCGCGTTCGTGGTGTACACCCTTCCGCTTGCCGTCTTCTCACTGCCGGCAGGCCCGATCGCCGACCGGTTCAGCAAGCGGACGGTCATCGTCTGGCTGAAGCTGTTCGAAGTCCTAGTGCTGCTCGGCGGCACGGTCTCCCTTGCCATGGGCGGGTCGATCTGGCCGCTGTTCGCGGCGCTCGGCCTCATGTCGTTCCAGTCGGCGCTGTACAGCCCGTCGAAATACGGCATCATCCCAGAGCTCGTACCGCACGAGAAGCTGGCCCATGCGAACGGTCTCCTCGAGATGTGGACGTTTCTCGCGATCATCGTAGGTACGGCACTCGGCGGTTTCCTGCTCGACGCGTCCGGCAGCAGCCCTTGGATCGCCGGTGCCGTGCTGACGTTGTGCGCGACCGGGGGCTGGTTCGCCTCGATGAGCATTCCGAAGGTTCAGCCGGCAACGCTGGAATCGGTCGGCGTGGTCGAGTCGGTGCGCGACGCCTGGTCGATCCTCTCCGGTGACCGTGTCCTGCGCCTCTCGGTGATGGGATCGATTCTGTTCTGGGGCATCGTCAGCCTGCTCGGGCAGGACATCCTCGTCTATGCGAAAGGCATCACGGCCGGAAGCTCCAATTCCGACACGCTCTCTGGGCTGCCAATGGCGCTCTACGGCATCGGCGTCGCCGCCGGCAGCATGCTCGCCGCGCGACTTTCCGGCCCCAAAGTAGAATACGGCCTGATACCGCTCGGCTCGGTCGGCATCGCCGCCTTCACCGTATTGTTCGGCCTTTTCGGCCCTGGCATCGCCGGAACCCTGCTCGTCATGGCGATTCTCGGCGTCTCCAGCGGCCTCATCCTGGTGCCGCTCGACTCGATCATGCAGTGGCGCTCACCCGCCCACCGGCGCGGTGCCGTCATCGCCCTCGCCAATGTGTTCATCTTCGGCGGCACGGTCGCCGGCTCGCTCGGCGCGGGTCTGCTAGCCAATACCGGCTTCGACGCCCGCGAGATCATCCTCTGCACGGCCCTGCTGACGACGGGCGGCACGCTCTGGGCCTTGTGGCTCCTGCCCGACTTTCTGCTCCGGCTCGTCATCGTTATAACGACAAATATATTTTACCGGCTCACCATCGTCGGCAGCGTCAACGTTCCCCGGGAGGGCGGCGCCCTGCTCGTCTCGAACCACGTCTCGTTCATCGACGGCTTCCTGGTGATCGCCTCGACCGACCGGCCAGTCCGCTTCATCGTCGACGAGATATATTACAACCACTGGCTCCTGAACCCGTTCATGCGCGCCCTCCACGTCATCCCGGTCTCGGGCACCGGCGGCCTCCGGGTCGTCCTCAAGGCCCTCCGAGACGCCGGCACCTCCCTCGACGAGGGCGAACTGGTCTGCATCTTCCCCGAGGGCGAAGTGACGCGCACCGGCATGATGCTCCCCTTCCGGCGCGGCCTCGAGCGCATCATCAAGGGCCGCACGGCGCCCATCATCCCGATCCACCTCGACCGCGTCTGGGGAAGCGTTTACAGCCGCTCGGGCGGGCGGTTCCTCACCAAGATCCCCGAACGTTACCCCCACCCCATCACCGTAGCCTTCGGCACGCCGCTTCCCGCCGAGACCCGTGTCGCCCAGGTCCGTCAGATAGTCATGGAAATGGGCACCGCGGCCTGGGAACACCGCCGCGAAGACGCCCGTCCCCTCCATCACTACGCGATCCGCACCCTCCGGACACGCCCCTGGAGGTTCGCCGCCGGCGACATCAACACCTGGCACACCTCCCGCATCGAGGCCCTTGCCTCGATCATCGCCCTGTCGCGCGCCCTGCGCCCGCACTGGGAAGGCCAGAAGAACGTCGGTCTGCTCCTGCCGACCACACCGGCAGGCGCCTGGACGAACGTCGCCGCGGCGCTGGGCGGCCGTGTGAGCGTCAACCTGAACTGGACTGCCGGCCCGACAGGAATGGCCTCCGCGGCCCGCCAGGCAGGCCTCAAAACGGTCCTGACGAGCCGCGCCTTCCTCGAAAAAGCCGCGATCGACCTCCCCGATACGGTTCAGCCGCTGTATCTCGAGGATATCGCCGCGGACATCACTCGGTTCGACCGGCTGTCCGCGCTCGCGCTCGCCCTGACCGCCCCGATACGGCTTCTCGAACGCATCGCCGGCGCCGAACGCACGCCCGACGTCGACGAGACGGCGACGATCATCTTCAGCAGCGGCAGCACCGGCGAGCCGAAAGGCGTCATGCTCAGCCACTGGAACATCGGCAGCAACGTCGACGGTGTCGCCCAGGTGCTCACGGTCGACAGCTCCGACACGCTTCTCGGCGTCCTGCCCCTCTTCCACTCGTTCGGAACGATGTCGATGTGGTTCGCCCTCCGCACCGGGATCGGCCTCGTCTTCCACCCGAACCCCCTCGACTCGGTCGCGATCGGCGGCCTCGTCGAGAAGTTCGGCGCGACGATGTTGATCGCGACGCCGACATTCCTTCAGATATATATGAGACGGTGTACACCTGGCCAACTCGGTTCCCTTCGCATCGTTCTCACCGGCGCCGAGCGGCTTCCAGACAAGGTCGCGAACGCCTTCGAGGAAAAGTTCGGCATCCGGCCGATCGAGGGCTACGGCGCGACCGAGTGCGCCCCGGCGATCACGGTCAGCACGCTCGACTTCCGCGGCCGCGGCATCTACCAGTTCGGCTCGCGGCGCGGCTTCGTCGGGCACCCCGTTCCCGGGCTATCGATCCGGGTCGTCGACCAGGACTCCGGCGAGCCGCTTCCGCACGGCAAGCCCGGCATGCTGCTCGTGCGCGGCCCCAACGTCATGAAGGGGTATATCGGCCGCGAGGATCTGACGGCGAAGGCGATCCGCGACGGCTGGTATGTGACGGGCGACATCGCCGTCATGGACGAGAACGGCTTCGTGCGCATCACCGACCGCCTCTCGCGCTTCTCGAAGATCGGCGGTGAGATGGTTCCCCACGGCCGCGTCGAAGAGGCGCTCCAGGCTGCATCCGGCCTCGACGTGATGACGTTCGCCGTGACGGCGATACCGGACGAGCGCAAGGGCGAGCGCCTGGCCGTGCTTCACACACTCGACGAGAGCCGCGTTCCCGGCATTCTCGAACAAATGACGGCGAGCGGCCTTCCCAACCTCTTCATTCCGCGCCGTGACAGCTTCGTCCGCGTCGACAAACTGCCCATGCTCGGAACCGGCAAGCTCGACCTTCGCGCGATCCGCCAGATCGCCCAGGAAAAACTCGGCCCGGCCAGTCCCGCCTGAGGCGGTCCTTCACTTCGACAGGTTTTCCAGGACCTTGTCGGCAAGCTCGGGATACAGGGTATAAAGGCAGTTCGGACAGATTCCGTGTGAGACGGTGTCCGTGATCGCCGCCGCAAGACCTTTTGTGAGCGGCGTCCACTCGTCCTTGTCGATCTTCAGCCGCACGCACCCCGCGCAGACGACGAGAATGGTTTCCCGGTCGGCGGCGTGTTTCTGGAGCAGTTCCACGATGCCGTCGACGTTCGCCCCGATTTCCTGTTCGAGACCGAGATCGATGACGATGCCGCGCACCCGCGAGATCTTCTTGCCGATCGTGTCGATGATGACGCCCCGGTCCATGTACCGGTGATACCGATTTTCAAAGTCGCGGATCCGGTAATCGGTCTGATAGATGCTCTTTCGGCCGGTCAGCAGGTCCGTCATCGCATCCATCGTCTTCTGGTAATCCTCGGGATGCAGAATGTCGGTGAACGCCTGATACCCCTTCCCCGCGAAATCCTCGACGCGGTACCCAAGCGCCGTCACCTTCAGGTCGTTGAACTCGACCCTGTCGTGAATGACGTCCCACTCCCACCACGCGAATGGCGAGTGGTGCATGATGACATCGGTCAGCAACGCATCTCTATCCATATATCATTCCATCCGATGCGGGATTCGCGCCATATCAGCCTACGAGCGCGTCCAGGCGCGCAAAGAATTCCTCGATCTCGTCCGGTGTGTTGTAGAAATGCGGCGAAACCCTGAAGTATCCCTGGCGAGCCGAGATCTGAACGCCCACCCCGCGAAGCTTCATCGCGGTATCCGATGCCGAAACGCCTTCGATCCGGAACGATGTGATGCCCGACGTCCCGGCCGCCGATGCCGTTTCCGCCTCGGGAAGCGCAAGTTCGAAGCCACGCCGAAGCGCGCCGCGCCGCACCAGCCGCGCGTTTTCTCGCACCAGATCTGCGGCCCGATCGATCCCGAAAGAGGCCAGCACCCGCAGAGATGCATGCAGGGTATGGATGCCGAGAGCCGAGAGCGTCCCCGTTTCGAATCGCAGCGCGCCTTCCTTGAAGTCGAGCCGCTGGTCGAAAAAGTCCTCCCACTGCCGCACCCCCTGCCATCCGATCAGGCCCGGCCGCAGCCGCTCCGCAAGCTCGGGCCGGCAGGCGACGAAACCGATCCCCTCGCCGGCCATCAGCCATTTGTGACCGCCCCCGGCCAGAAAGTCTATCCCCGACGCCGCCATGTCGAGCGGCAGAGCGCCCAGGTGCTGGA
This genomic stretch from Candidatus Ozemobacteraceae bacterium harbors:
- a CDS encoding PhnD/SsuA/transferrin family substrate-binding protein; translated protein: MTNGLMHRFGRLAASVAFGLMLALATGCGEGDGTNGLRLEVDERLPVQFGVFPFLERGELEKALAPLTGYLAAKLGRDVRIQLVADYADLERLVRQRRIDIGWFSPRSRQVGAQGVMIPVCRPRTRSGSYQGLIVARRASGVTDLAGLASGSFAYVDRGSKSGFLYPNRVFVERGIEPLRFFRSISWAGNHETCVRGVLDGRWDAAAVTSLVLKNSPASVTGNLVVLATTAAILTDPIVIRDGSPGLGRETVRSLFSGMASDTEGAHVIASLAVSFGIFGFDALTEAER
- a CDS encoding aminotransferase class V-fold PLP-dependent enzyme yields the protein MLNSDERRRLFPVTEKWIYLNHAAVGPLPSYGRDAAERYIESLSIEGEKHWERTGALIEELRGMLARALRMPANGIAFTRNVSEGLSILSSGLDWRSGDNVVLPSVEFPANVYPWMNLERLGVELRRVEPVEGRISVDSIANTINERTRLVSISSVQFFSGFVADLPAIADACRKRGALLCVDCIQHLGALPLDMAASGIDFLAGGGHKWLMAGEGIGFVACRPELAERLRPGLIGWQGVRQWEDFFDQRLDFKEGALRFETGTLSALGIHTLHASLRVLASFGIDRAADLVRENARLVRRGALRRGFELALPEAETASAAGTSGITSFRIEGVSASDTAMKLRGVGVQISARQGYFRVSPHFYNTPDEIEEFFARLDALVG
- a CDS encoding cache and HAMP domain-containing protein; this encodes MSAWKFRTKVVGALLLAVLGPLVLFGAVTWRLVERSVRDDAVALHQAILRGVTSGVELYIGAQRARLETLARQPDVQSLDPERVCSALAEFVGEEPFFRGAAVADASSTVRASFNRDERETLWRRGERLSMLSATGTLLMQVPVNSFTDDGVRIGTLVARGTLSGPDIQDILDTLSVPENEYVCLLARTGEITARRGAGLPIGARRFVLPASLVACADSLTETTYTMPLKYGEQNDIVSLTWRPALNGWVAAGTPASDAFRLIGTLRANFGLVLLLAVVMAVVAGGWVAASVTSPISALIGGLAKLRDGEFSHRVEIGTGDELDEAGKGLNALAAVLQKKILIGSIWERIRNEPKSPADPKK
- a CDS encoding HEAT repeat domain-containing protein; the protein is MGAYTKRAEVAGRPEEMSGLLPPAGVLMIGLFSLLLRAAVNVFFIAGQTLFFKTAGVTGLPYVYAVMNVVYISLQAGAVRHLTGSSGTYLQRLSAAFFAIAFVRLFAPVGDSAWLDTGFLLAVMVYELFFNQFFTHWLNEVLPLDEGKRYLPFINGCGSLSFILSGVVMRLALSVASLPTVMAADVFAFAGAAALFGLVRGRFRERSESVSPASPVPPAEPSGAESAPPGPDVGGSFANRLAALALLFTLSKYWLDYQYSRAITTACDTPERLASFIATFTACTDALVLLTQMAVAGFVMKSVRLTRILAFLPVTVGLAALASTGGAISTVLATQFLFTWLAKSFHHSAMSLIVGVLPAKPRLKALSTIGICASAGSMASALLLMAVQTSLAPGIAFGSLALVLGLMTASILPLEWAWEAAIGRILDGEAAASGRGGRLMAIESLRALSPAERLQRLETLLRGTEEERLAALDLLDGIPRAAWQQPLVELLRAEASPTVRAGVVRRLLSGDGVVSRWVGADLLAAGETDPRVLSNLLEGLADIDADRAFLPWIRTCLDHPHHRVRAAAAEGLIRLSGDAGDIETGLRSLSGMSRSADPIKRAAAIAVLGRLQHESFFDELTSGLSDPDERVAGQAIAALRRLPLPETGQVLKTAAETLPKHLAPEAEAAAQAIEMLTCRGISQVVETLDPAERAQVVSRLGTWRHDSRIYLLIRALQVEPDGLRAALAEAIETVGSPDVRRLITHGFGQDGSAVVWIAERVAPEIQGLAVQDLADVTLLLRLMREHGAHDRIGTLLVPLLERIELDISETPVRSVESDLRLRLAITAASARASDPAGIVDALERALRGDRFVASLSWEFLDLQLGTEVAGRLRRLMKTVTSAFPTSGKITGHP
- a CDS encoding acyl-[ACP]--phospholipid O-acyltransferase, with translation MSDHQTVVPTPSTSSPLTGLLLAEFLGAFNDHAWKMVVALLSIRAATAGLAPGSAAFETASQSQATIAFVVYTLPLAVFSLPAGPIADRFSKRTVIVWLKLFEVLVLLGGTVSLAMGGSIWPLFAALGLMSFQSALYSPSKYGIIPELVPHEKLAHANGLLEMWTFLAIIVGTALGGFLLDASGSSPWIAGAVLTLCATGGWFASMSIPKVQPATLESVGVVESVRDAWSILSGDRVLRLSVMGSILFWGIVSLLGQDILVYAKGITAGSSNSDTLSGLPMALYGIGVAAGSMLAARLSGPKVEYGLIPLGSVGIAAFTVLFGLFGPGIAGTLLVMAILGVSSGLILVPLDSIMQWRSPAHRRGAVIALANVFIFGGTVAGSLGAGLLANTGFDAREIILCTALLTTGGTLWALWLLPDFLLRLVIVITTNIFYRLTIVGSVNVPREGGALLVSNHVSFIDGFLVIASTDRPVRFIVDEIYYNHWLLNPFMRALHVIPVSGTGGLRVVLKALRDAGTSLDEGELVCIFPEGEVTRTGMMLPFRRGLERIIKGRTAPIIPIHLDRVWGSVYSRSGGRFLTKIPERYPHPITVAFGTPLPAETRVAQVRQIVMEMGTAAWEHRREDARPLHHYAIRTLRTRPWRFAAGDINTWHTSRIEALASIIALSRALRPHWEGQKNVGLLLPTTPAGAWTNVAAALGGRVSVNLNWTAGPTGMASAARQAGLKTVLTSRAFLEKAAIDLPDTVQPLYLEDIAADITRFDRLSALALALTAPIRLLERIAGAERTPDVDETATIIFSSGSTGEPKGVMLSHWNIGSNVDGVAQVLTVDSSDTLLGVLPLFHSFGTMSMWFALRTGIGLVFHPNPLDSVAIGGLVEKFGATMLIATPTFLQIYMRRCTPGQLGSLRIVLTGAERLPDKVANAFEEKFGIRPIEGYGATECAPAITVSTLDFRGRGIYQFGSRRGFVGHPVPGLSIRVVDQDSGEPLPHGKPGMLLVRGPNVMKGYIGREDLTAKAIRDGWYVTGDIAVMDENGFVRITDRLSRFSKIGGEMVPHGRVEEALQAASGLDVMTFAVTAIPDERKGERLAVLHTLDESRVPGILEQMTASGLPNLFIPRRDSFVRVDKLPMLGTGKLDLRAIRQIAQEKLGPASPA
- a CDS encoding PAS domain-containing protein codes for the protein MDRDALLTDVIMHHSPFAWWEWDVIHDRVEFNDLKVTALGYRVEDFAGKGYQAFTDILHPEDYQKTMDAMTDLLTGRKSIYQTDYRIRDFENRYHRYMDRGVIIDTIGKKISRVRGIVIDLGLEQEIGANVDGIVELLQKHAADRETILVVCAGCVRLKIDKDEWTPLTKGLAAAITDTVSHGICPNCLYTLYPELADKVLENLSK